One window of the Thermoanaerobaculia bacterium genome contains the following:
- a CDS encoding HEAT repeat domain-containing protein, whose protein sequence is MNLPYEIKFFFAVAFILPVFSARVIADNNPSEKLLHENISVLRDQNPDMLYGPGNQELKDKITKARNQILSQREIATESLKSEIETLDRIKVQDPVFIQESAALIWKLKGLSEADYILSLLKKIPAEKQNTPVYSTLMDVAELQSPKGIPLLVQCMDKHSGGFYLNNEVYIQWPLTVKIVWAQWGPDSWPVLLDLLHKNSDTRIKQSAMLILTQAQYLPALQSIRDLVKSDNAALRQTAITCLGVFGHPDDFGTLVNVLANSEGEDLWASAFALFEYEDLRAIPYLENKMICENQDARFEILAALSHLTTPDSINSLYRYCANPASRSENRFCTRWSANFQRDFECNPEDFIVLNSPEQDHRCRLQIQKFNSRFQHSSESQPFTRNDFMTLLKLWKNGSSLLPPEYPNLTIGTLISVSKGDDLSFYYQVLASAYKHFTNESWADIQTLEELIKRISRKRFRAEIGITSKASKP, encoded by the coding sequence ATGAATTTACCTTACGAGATAAAATTTTTTTTCGCTGTGGCTTTCATCTTACCCGTGTTTTCCGCTCGAGTTATCGCAGATAATAATCCCTCAGAAAAATTACTGCACGAAAACATTTCCGTTCTCCGGGACCAGAATCCTGATATGCTCTACGGCCCGGGCAATCAAGAGCTTAAGGATAAAATTACCAAGGCCCGTAATCAAATTTTATCTCAACGTGAAATAGCAACAGAGTCTCTTAAGTCAGAGATCGAAACACTGGATCGGATTAAAGTCCAGGATCCCGTTTTTATTCAAGAATCCGCAGCTTTGATATGGAAACTAAAGGGTCTGAGTGAGGCAGATTACATATTATCACTCTTGAAGAAAATTCCAGCTGAAAAACAAAATACACCAGTATATTCTACACTCATGGACGTTGCCGAACTACAAAGCCCAAAGGGAATTCCCTTACTTGTTCAATGTATGGATAAACACAGTGGCGGTTTTTACCTGAACAATGAGGTATATATCCAATGGCCCCTTACCGTGAAGATCGTTTGGGCGCAATGGGGTCCAGATTCATGGCCGGTTCTGCTCGATTTATTGCACAAAAATAGCGACACTCGCATAAAACAGTCTGCTATGCTTATACTAACACAGGCTCAATACTTACCTGCACTTCAGTCGATTCGCGACCTCGTCAAAAGTGATAACGCCGCCCTTCGCCAGACTGCGATTACATGCCTGGGAGTATTCGGTCATCCTGACGATTTTGGTACACTTGTCAATGTTTTAGCCAACTCTGAAGGAGAAGATTTATGGGCCAGTGCATTCGCATTATTCGAGTATGAAGATCTACGAGCGATTCCCTATCTGGAAAATAAAATGATATGCGAGAACCAAGATGCTCGCTTTGAAATCCTTGCGGCATTATCACATCTAACGACACCTGATTCCATTAATTCTCTGTACCGATACTGCGCCAATCCAGCCAGCAGGAGTGAAAATAGATTTTGCACGAGATGGTCAGCCAATTTTCAAAGGGATTTCGAATGCAATCCGGAAGATTTCATTGTCCTGAATTCTCCGGAACAGGATCACAGGTGCAGGTTGCAGATTCAAAAATTCAACAGCCGATTTCAGCATTCTTCAGAGAGTCAACCGTTTACCCGGAATGATTTCATGACCTTATTAAAATTATGGAAAAATGGATCCTCCCTGCTACCTCCAGAATATCCAAATCTAACGATTGGGACCCTGATTAGTGTTTCTAAAGGTGATGATTTGTCCTTCTAT